A section of the Drosophila subobscura isolate 14011-0131.10 chromosome A, UCBerk_Dsub_1.0, whole genome shotgun sequence genome encodes:
- the LOC117903745 gene encoding uncharacterized protein LOC117903745 isoform X4, which yields MSSRKPGAAATTGAAPKAETPTAAVLEDTANTSATVILPASSEDQSSSTGEEQATAGATATAGATSPPPEDKDIEGEKEKAVEQEQQSSGDANSNVDRGQSSPATITEGVVVVVPPKPPTPTIVSDGLASKSVRITRLSSPLLLLSSPTTTATATATRNREASEDGEEPPPPPSQSSGSQRKSSAERSVVAPVIRGRKSIKDLKEAKEAIAKLEDGPVQVKEEAIDGSELESLPPAAAAAAADEKDKDTKDKEKEKEKDKEKEKEKDKEQHPAPTCNRVTRKSHAQEQANNTRVTRNRRQSSTVPASSEQQPQPLPPARGRRPRKSQAVVPTPLEPATKRKRSEDDVESATKYSKVEVKAPPPDDEIDDAADTAEEPPKAAALIKHEVSERDTISPATTPSSAPPSAAPTPTSGGRRGRGRPQTKNAGGAAGAATSTSTRATRLSKAGSPGGLGLGMGIAAAAEPLMAKRRRVGSTTRKTASASSLATSSHGGGDEDSKDSMASSMDDLLLAAADIKMEKLTPDFDDSLLLPVDPVVGLLKDTQTQAMEDEGSTTSGGGANGHSSGHASCIEPLTVDADPAEADKDKPKESPLEATELPESESESASGSVSASGEAGKAASLSPDMISVKFYKKFLANNLGIEKDPELGEIVQIASHSEVEVEAEAESEPDPEAEVETEAKTEVELELQLKPESGTEPEADAEAEAEAEAEGKSALDDSLYSNSSLKAGTLRLEESTEERGHTDDVAVNGDDGHAVDEDDFDELDHEIMEQLARVKAMGVASDPDPVTESDSANADPEGFEGKKLPAVTDEEPSLPVPTDAAEEQQAEQAGHCVVEVLGKLTTNDADTEMEMDVDVDMEAEADAEPEDDSEPEKAQQELPLMADHEMDNDFPEENKENLSMSSTSPRRSSHEGLDIQLTLKDEEDEEKPLAAITATETKPHLDAGDDSAAPQLSCLKVLKDHKEQSEEKLLPASLECTSNAEANGQQEMGLSGDEKERRDQEIHLHNLGLLTHQAAEQRRQDLQEAQTRQAQYQQQHPQPYPSGKRRSTAVAGAAAGAGAAAGSGLGGSATHVESSGTLKTVIKLNRSSNGGAGGSGGVPTGTVIHGSGSSGSGSSSSSMGSATRKASAASTGSGIGCGAHGVRRQSLKMTFQKGRARGHGSADRSADQHGVHAEDSYYTIQNENEGATKSNIPSGNSGRKTNNRFSSTNNNNNNQNNSTIAKHLGALQHRSLLDSSQSEGHGGHGVADHGFYQMVKKDEKEKILIPEKASSFKFHPGRLCEDQCYYCSGKFGLYDTPCHVGQIKSVERQQKILANEEKLTVDNCLCDACFRHVDRRANAAPYNKKRLSAPGHLETGGPGGPGGSSVSGSNMDKNYAGDGVSAEGAELGPSTSAGSAQRSCAVKDCCETAGHQLRRKCIRKSVKKFQLSFEIPAGTSIVWLCEAHYNTFIQFTGCVLCKRRLGKNHMYNITTQDTDRLEKALTEMGIPVQLGMGTAVCKLCRYFANLLMKPPDSTKSQKAEFVKNYRKRLLKVHNLQDASNEVSEAEDEAVEQNAPSAASTSAAASTHEDAEMQPLVVDFDGPTDSNSSSSSITAAAGTATGTSKQISKLQAILQQNLPGEPQASGSGSGSGAANGSANSSNAANPDISNVLRGNPNISMRELFHGEEEMGLQFKVPFGCSSSQRTPEGWTRVQTFLQYDEPTRRLWEELQKPYGNQSSFLRHLILLEKYYRNGDLVLGAHASSNATVYTETVRQRLNSFDHGHSYAGTAAGKRPTAADSPGSLSQAVSVTGSALATPIANSNQSADQAAQGDPLIPLVELNDDDDEDGGHEGQRSPKEDLNSHLERLTNVSVDKLTKQLSSNAVTIIARPKDKAVPPSTAAAAATGSTGTGTSTATVTAKPATLASSPASISSASSVSSSPEGGEGGTQKAATLSPAQFKNAPPLVPTSSANSRSILKTNLLGINKSVEIVPLSASLPISTSLTAATLIASHSTGTKTGPAAAVSYSAQEKPHKILDVANKLLSTQNESKSQQQQQQQAGARLGGGLHSKLKPTTPMSLHQQQQQQQQAAASASAASTKTPTGHVVQLLNSPPELISLARRRTAGGGPAAAAMAPAGSSWMGNHLSRRLQLQKAGAAGTTGTVASAGSRGPAASPNVVILPETLTTQERHECKSWKPTLIPLEDQTHVTSKSQALYQAADGRRLPALVQVQSSGKPYLISIFDYNRMCILRREKLLRDQMLKTNAKPKSGQAQLQSQSQSQSGQNSGPPLSAAYSNMVKMAQQQQTARQQLQQLQQQHQKQHSQQQQMPTLQPGGGAGAAGRLARLAPKPMPPLNIPQVASQGHAQLNLNHSLDGSTSSNSGGSSSWLWNNFPDPKQYLLNGNGGGTGPTGKMPHLTPKPSTVTLSSGGSSSSSTSLKTGGPTYTLKQQQMQMQQQRLIDNAISKIPKSLIVIPQGGDSSGSSKE from the exons ATGTCGAGCCGCAAGCCAGGAGCCGCAGCCACAACGGGAGCCGCCCCTAAGGCGGAAACCCCAACCGCAGCCGTCCTGGAGGACACTGCGAATACCTCAGCCACTGTGatcctgccagccagcagcgaggACCAATCTTCAAGCACTGGCGAGGAGCAAGCCACAGccggagccacagccacagccggagCCACATCCCCCCCTCCCGAGGACAAGGATATTGAGGGGGAAAAAGAGAAAGCGgtagagcaggagcagcagtccaGCGGGGATGCCAATTCGAATGTGGACCGAGGCCAGTCCTCCCCCGCGACAATAACCgagggggtggtggtggtggtcccACCAAAGCCACCCACGCCCACAATTGTCAGCGATGGACTGGCCAGCAAGAGTGTTCGAATCACACGACTCTCGTCGCCGCTTCTGTTGCTTAGCTCTCCCAcaaccaccgccaccgccaccgccacgaGGAATCGTGAGGCAAGCGAAGATGGCGAggagccgccaccgccaccgtcgCAGTCGTCGGGAAGTCAGAGGAAGAGCTCGGCGGAGCGCTCGGTTGTTGCCCCCGTCATTCGCGGACGCAAGTCCATTAAGGATCTGAAAGAAGCCAAAGAAGCCATCGCCAAGCTCGAGGATGGGCCAGTGCAAGTCAAAGAGGAGGCCATCGATGGCAGCGAACTGGAATccctgccaccagcagcagcagcagccgcagccgatGAAAAAGACAAAGATACAAAAGacaaggaaaaggagaaagaaaaggacaaggaaaaggagaaagaaaaggacAAAGAGCAGCATCCTGCGCCGACTTGCAATCGTGTCACCCGCAAGTCACACGCCCAGGAGCAGGCCAACAACACACGCGTCACTCGCAATCGTCGCCAATCCTCGACGGTGCCCGCCTCCAGcgaacagcagccgcagccactgccgccagcACGCGGCCGCCGACCGAGAAAGTCCCAGGCAGTGGTCCCAACGCCTCTGGAGCCGGCCACCAAGCGCAAGCGCTCCGAGGACGACGTTGAGAGTGCGACAAAGTACAGTAAAGTTGAGGTGAAGGCGCCGCCACCGGATGACGAGATCGACGATGCGGCGGACACTGCCGAAGAGCCACCCAAGGCTGCTGCACTGATCAAGCATGAAGTTTCTGAAAGGGACACAATCTCTCCAGCAACCACACCCTCATCCGcccctccttctgctgctccgaCACCAACCTCAGGGGGACGACGGGGTCGGGGCAGACCACAGACCAAGAATGCTGGAGGTGCAGCAGGTGCTGCCACATCCACCAGCACGCGTGCCACACGTCTGAGCAAGGCAGGATCGCCGGgtggactgggattgggaatgggaattgccgctgctgccgagCCGCTGATGGCCAAGCGGCGACGGGTGGGCTCCACCACACGGAAGACCGCATCTGCCAGTTCGCTTGCCACCAGTTCGCATGGCGGCGGGGACGAGGACTCCAAGGACAGCATGGCATCGTCCATGGACGacctgttgctggctgccgccgACATCAAGATGGAGAAGCTGACGCCGGACTTTGATGACAGCCTGCTCCTGCCAGTGGATCCTGTGGTGGGCTTGCTGaaggacacacagacacaggccaTGGAAGATGAGGGCTCCACCACCAGCGGAGGGGGGGCCAACGGTCATTCCTCCGGTCATGCCTCCTGCATTGAACCGCTCACCGTGGACGCCGATCCAGCGGAGGCCGATAAGGATAAGCCGAAGGAGTCGCCCCTGGAGGCGACGGAACTGCCAGAGTCCGAGTCGGAGTCTGCCTCAGGATCGGTCTCCGCATCCGGCGAGGCTGGCAAGGCTGCCTCGCTCAGTCCCGACATGATCAGCGTCAAGTTTTACAAGAAGTTCCTGGCCAACAATCTGGGCATCGAGAAGGACCCAGAGCTAGGGGAGATTGTCCAAATAGCCAGTCACAGCGAAGTGGAAGTCGAAGCTGAAGCCGAGTCGGAGCCTGATCCAGAAGCGGAGGTGGAGACAGAAGCGAAAACTgaagtggagctggagctgcagctaaaGCCAGAGTCCGGAACGGAACCGGAGGCGGACGCGGAagccgaggccgaggcagaAGCGGAAGGCAAATCCGCGTTGGATGATTCCTTGTACTCGAACAGCTCCCTGAAGGCAGGTACACTTCGGCTGGAGGAAAGCACCGAGGAGCGAGGACACACGGATGATGTCGCTGTAAATGGGGATGATGGCCATGCGGTGGACGAGGATGACTTTGACGAATTGGATCACGAGATTATGGAGCAGCTGGCCAGGGTCAAGGCCATGGGTGTTGCCAGTGATCCAGATCCAGTGACTGAAAGTGATTCAGCTAATGCTGATCCGGAAGGATTTGAGGGAAAGAAACTGCCGGCGGTAACAGATGAAGAGCCATCGCTGCCTGTGCCAACGGATgcggcggaggagcagcaggcggagcagGCGGGACACTGTGTCGTGGAGGTGTTGGGGAAATTGACAACAAACGATGCGGacacagaaatggaaatggatgtgGACGTGGATatggaagcagaagcagacgcAGAGCCAGAGGATGACTCTGAGCCAGAGAAAGCACAGCAGGAGCTGCCTTTGATGGCGGATCATGAAATGGACAATGATTTTCCAGAGGAGAACAAGGAGAACCTATCGATGTCGAGCACATCGCCCAGGCGATCCAGTCACGAAGGTCTCGACATTCAGCTGACCCTCAAGGatgaggaggacgaggagaagCCTTTGGCGGCCATAACAGCCACCGAAACGAAGCCCCATCTGGATGCAGGCGACGACTCCGCAGCTCCTCAGCTCAGCTGCCTAAAGGTcctcaaggaccacaaggagcAGTCCGAAGAGAAACTCCTGCCCGCGTCTCTGGAATGCACGAGCAATGCCGAGGCCAATGGCCAGCAGGAGATGGGACTCTCTGGCGATGAGAAGGAGCGGCGCGATCAAGAGATTCATCTTCATAATCTTGGCCTGCTCACGCACCAGGCTGCCGAGCAGCGGCGCCAGGACCTGCAGGAGGCTCAGACACGGCAGGCGCAgtaccagcaacagcatccgCAGCCCTATCCAAGCGGAAAACGACGATCTacggctgtggctggagcggcagcgggagcgggagcagctgcaggatcGGGCTTGGGCGGCAGCGCCACTCACGTGGAGTCCAGCGGAACACTGAAGACTGTCATCAAGCTGAATCGAAGCAGCAACGGTGGAgccggcggcagtggcggcgtgCCCACGGGCACTGTCATCCATGGCAGCggctcctctggctctggctcatcctcctcctcgatggGCAGTGCCACGCGAAAGGCGAGCGCTGCCAGCACAGGGTCAGGCATTGGCTGTGGTGCCCACGGCGTACGCCGTCAATCCCTCAAGATGACATTCCAAAAGGGTCGCGCCCGCGGCCATGGGTCAGCGGATCGATCTGCCGACCAGCATGGCGTCCATGCCGAGGACTCCTACTACACCATCCAGAACGAG AACGAAGGTGCGACCAAGTCGAATATACCGTCGGGTAATTCTGGCCGAAAGACCAATAACCGTTTCAGTTCgactaacaacaacaacaacaaccaaaacaactCGACGATAGCCAAGCACTTGGGTGCGCTCCAGCATAGATCTCTTTTGG ATTCATCGCAATCGGAGGGTCATGGTGGCCATGGAGTGGCGGATCATGGCTTCTATCAAATGGTGAAAAAGGATGAAAAGGAAAAGATATTAATACCAGAGAAGGCATCTTCGTTCAAGTTCCATCCGGGGCGACTGTGCGAGGACCAGTGCTATTATTGCAGCGGCAAGTTCGGGCTGTACGACACGCCCTGCCATGTGGGACAGATCAAGTCGGTGGAGCGACAGCAGAAGATCTTAGCAA ATGAGGAAAAGCTGACTGTGGACAACTGCCTGTGCGATGCCTGCTTTCGGCATGTGGATCGTCGCGCCAATGCGGCGCCCTACAACAAGAAGCGTCTCTCGGCACCCGGCCACTTGGAGACGGGTGGCCCTGGCGGCCCTGGTGGCAGTTCCGTTTCTGGCTCAAATATGGACAAGAACTATGCGGGCGATGGTGTGTCCGCCGAAGGTGCCGAATTGGGCCCCTCCACATCGGCGGGCAGTGCGCAGCGTTCGTGCGCCGTGAAGGATTGCTGCGAGACAGCCGGACATCAGTTGCGACGCAAGTGCATACGCAAGAGCGTCAAGAAGTTCCAGCTAAGCTTCGAGATACCCGCCGGCACATCGATCGTCTGGCTGTGCGAGGCCCACTACAACACGTTCATTCAGTTCAccggctgtgtcctgtgcaAGCGGCGGCTGGGCAAGAATCACATGTACAACATAACCACG CAGGACACCGATCGACTGGAGAAGGCGCTCACGGAAATGGGCATACCCGTTCAGTTGGGCATGGGCACCGCCGTGTGCAAGCTGTGTCGCTACTTTGCCAATCTGCTGATGAAGCCACCCGACAGCACCAAGTCCCAGAAGGCAGAGTTTGTCAAGAACTATCGCAAAAG GCTGCTCAAGGTGCACAATCTGCAGGATGCCAGCAATGAGGTGTCCGAGGCGGAGGATGAGGCGGTTGAGCAAAATGCACCATCCGCTGCGTCCACAAGTGCAGCCGCCTCCACGCACGAGGATGCCGAGATGCAGCCGCTGGTGGTGGACTTTGACGGTCCCACGGACTCGAATtcgagcagctcctccatcaCGGCCGCTGCAGGCACGGCAACTGGCACCAGCAAGCAGATATCCAAGCTGCAGGCCATCCTACAGCAGAATCTGCCTGGCGAGCCTcaggccagtggcagtgggagtggcagtggagctGCAAATGGTTCGGCAAACAGTTCGAATGCAGCGAATCCGGACATATCGAATGTGCTGCGCGGCAACCCGAACATCTCGATGCGCGAACTCTTCCACGGCGAGGAGGAGATGGGGCTGCAGTTCAAGGTGCCCttcggctgcagcagcagccagcgcacGCCGGAAGGCTGGACGCGCGTGCAGACCTTTCTGCAGTATGACGAGCCGACGCGCCGACTCTGGGAGGAGCTACAGAAGCCGTATGGCAACCAGAGCTCCTTCCTGCGTCATCTTATTCTGCTGGAGAAGTACTATCGCAACGGGGACTTGGTGCTGGGTGCCCATGCCTCATCCAATGCCACCGTCTACACGGAGACCGTGCGCCAGCGTCTAAACTCCTTCGACCATGGCCACTCCTATGCAGGAACTGCAGCGGGAAAGCGGCCCACAGCAGCCGACTCTCCGGGCTCGTTATCGCAGGCAGTTTCGGTCACTGGCAGTGCCCTGGCCACGCCCATCGCCAACTCTAACCAATCTGCAGATCAAGCCGCGCAGGGAGATCCCCTCATTCCGCTGGTGGAGCtgaacgacgacgacgatgaggacggCGGCCATGAGGGCCAGCGATCCCCAAAGGAGGATTTGAACTCGCACTTGGAACGCCTCACCAACGTCTCGGTGGACAAGCTGACCAAGCAGCTCAGCTCGAATGCGGTGACCATTATCGCCCGTCCCAAGGACAAGGCAGTGCCGCCGAGcaccgccgcagccgcagccacaggcagcacaggaacaggcacaagcacagccacagtcacagccaaaCCAGCCACACTCGCCTCGTCGCCGGCATCGATCTCCTCTGCGTCGTCTGTGTCGTCGTCACCCGAGGGGGGTGAAGGTGGCACCCAGAAGGCGGCAACCTTGTCTCCCGCCCAGTTCAAGAATGCCCCGCCCCTGGTGCCCACCAGCAGCGCCAACAGTCGGAGCATACTGAAGACCAACCTTCTGGGCATCAACAAGTCCGTTGAGATTGTGCCGCTCTCCGCGTCGCTGCCCATCTCCACCAGCCTGACAGCCGCCACATTGATCGCCAGTCACTCGACCGGCACGAAGACTGGCCCAGCTGCCGCCGTCTCGTATTCCGCCCAGGAGAAGCCACACAAGATTCTCGATGTGGCCAACAAGCTGCTTAGCACCCAAAACGAGAGCAagtcccagcagcaacagcagcagcaggcgggcgCACGTCTGGGCGGGGGCCTCCACTCCAAGCTGAAGCCGACCACGCCGATGAGTctacaccagcagcagcagcagcagcaacaggcagcggcatccgcatccgcagcGTCCACGAAGACGCCAACGGGCCATgtggtgcagctgctgaaCTCACCGCCGGAGTTGATCAGTTTGGCGCGAAGAAGAACGGCCGGTGGGGGgcccgcagctgcagcaatggCTCCGGCTGGCTCCAGCTGGATGGGCAATCATCTCAGCAggcgactgcagctgcagaaggcTGGAGCGGCAGGAACGACGGGAACAGTTGCTTCAGCAGGCAGTCGAGGGCCGGCCGCATCGCCGAACGTGGTCATACTGCCGGAAACACTGACCACGCAGGAGCGGCACGAGTGCAAGAGCTGGAAGCCCACACTGATACCGCTGGAGGATCAAACTCATGTGACCAGCAAGTCGCAGGCTCTCTACCAGGCAGCCGATGGCCGACGGCTGCCGGCCCTCGTTCAAGTGCAGTCCAGTGGCAAGCCCTACCTCATCTCCATCTTTGACTACAACCGCATGTGCATACTGCGAAGGGAGAAGCTGCTGCGTGACCAAATGCTCAAGACCAACGCCAAGCCAAAGTCCGGCCAGGCACAGTTGCAATCTCAGTCGCAATCGCAGTCCGGTCAGAATTCAGGCCCTCCCTTGAGTGCCGCTTACTCGAACATGGTCAAgatggcacagcagcagcagaccgcacgacagcagctccaacagctgcagcagcagcatcagaagcagcactcacagcagcagcagatgccaACACTCCAGCCGGGAGGtggagctggcgctg cggGGCGACTGGCCCGCCTGGCACCCAAGCCCATGCCGCCGCTGAACATTCCGCAGGTCGCCAGCCAGGGCCATGCCCAACTGAACCTCAATCACAGCCTAgacggcagcaccagcagcaacagcggcggtAGCAGCTCCTGGCTGTGGAACAACTTCCCCGATCCCAAGCAGTATCTCCTGAATGGCAACGGCGGCGGTACAGGCCCCACCGGCAAGATGCCACACCTCACGCCCAAGCCCTCGACGGTCACTctgagcagcggcggcagcagcagcagcagcaccagcctcAAAACTGGCGGCCCCACCTACActctgaagcagcagcagatgcagatgcagcagcagaggctgaTTGACAATGCCATATCGAAGATACCCAAGAGCCTGATTGTCATTCCGCAGGGTGGCGACTCTTCGGGCTCCTCCAAAGAGTGA